The following proteins are encoded in a genomic region of Galbibacter sp. BG1:
- a CDS encoding (2Fe-2S)-binding protein: MAAFSITINGKTETVDVDPQTPLLWVLRDHLKLVGTKYGCGIAQCGACTVHLNGAAVRSCQVPVSSITDQKITTIEGLSESGDHPVQQAWLEIDVPQCGYCQAGQIMSAAALLKENPNPTDDDIETAMNGNICRCGTYKRIKAAIKSAASNTQSA, translated from the coding sequence ATGGCAGCATTTAGTATCACTATCAACGGAAAAACGGAAACGGTAGATGTAGATCCGCAAACCCCATTACTTTGGGTTCTAAGGGATCATTTAAAATTGGTAGGTACCAAATATGGTTGCGGTATAGCCCAATGCGGAGCATGTACTGTCCATCTAAACGGTGCTGCTGTACGCTCTTGCCAAGTACCGGTGTCTTCAATTACAGATCAAAAAATCACAACTATAGAAGGCTTGTCTGAAAGCGGGGATCACCCAGTGCAGCAGGCATGGTTGGAAATAGATGTGCCCCAATGCGGTTACTGCCAAGCTGGACAAATTATGTCTGCTGCCGCACTGTTAAAAGAAAATCCGAATCCTACCGATGATGATATCGAAACCGCAATGAATGGAAATATTTGTCGCTGCGGAACTTATAAAAGAATTAAGGCGGCGATTAAATCGGCTGCTTCCAATACGCAATCTGCATAA
- a CDS encoding BatD family protein, with protein sequence MRIDFIPLIVFVCLLFGISEGSAQNVWSSVTADKKSVFVGEPIQVSVTVYTSTWFTTGLDLGNIKVEGAFTVYFRPVSKSFVQNGQNYSGVELIYHVFPFSDDDIEFPALDIEVETPPPGGYKGVKRTVKSKPVAITVKPIPKTFQSSEWLVATNLTVSENWSVNTSEVKVGDVLQRTITRNAAWTVAELIPPTVWDSLPNVSMYPGRSTVDNNKSKTAISAQRTETLRYLFEKEGEVELPEKVYTWFNPYSKKLYKRTLKARTIKVKPNPDLGMLESVRDSLRLQQQKEVAAEEAEEEKPLTILGLSLKQFIIAVLLCLIALIIVFRIIRWLVRYLTARREAYLNSEKFYFHLVLKAMNKDEVSLKNAFYRWIDELQIEEPSVQYFVQKYGANLNINAFELKRTLTKHKLKQLRKNYFNEVRIVIKSNWINP encoded by the coding sequence GTGCGTATTGATTTCATACCGCTTATTGTTTTTGTGTGCCTCCTTTTCGGAATTTCAGAAGGGAGTGCTCAAAATGTATGGAGCTCTGTAACTGCCGATAAAAAAAGCGTATTTGTAGGTGAACCCATACAAGTTAGCGTTACGGTTTACACTTCTACATGGTTTACAACAGGTTTGGATTTGGGGAATATTAAGGTAGAAGGTGCATTTACGGTATATTTTAGGCCAGTAAGTAAATCTTTTGTTCAAAATGGACAAAACTATTCTGGGGTTGAGCTTATCTATCATGTTTTTCCTTTTAGCGACGATGATATTGAATTTCCCGCGTTAGATATTGAAGTGGAAACACCACCTCCCGGAGGATATAAAGGTGTTAAACGTACGGTAAAAAGTAAACCGGTAGCAATAACGGTTAAACCTATTCCTAAGACATTTCAATCATCGGAGTGGTTGGTAGCAACCAATTTAACGGTTTCCGAAAATTGGTCGGTAAATACTTCCGAAGTAAAAGTAGGCGATGTTCTACAACGTACCATCACTAGAAATGCCGCTTGGACCGTTGCTGAATTAATACCCCCAACGGTATGGGACAGTTTACCCAATGTAAGCATGTACCCAGGGCGTAGCACTGTAGATAATAATAAATCCAAAACAGCTATAAGTGCCCAACGTACCGAAACGTTACGTTATTTATTTGAAAAAGAAGGGGAGGTTGAACTACCAGAAAAGGTTTACACTTGGTTTAATCCTTATTCTAAAAAGCTTTATAAACGTACGTTAAAAGCAAGAACCATAAAAGTAAAACCAAACCCCGATTTGGGAATGCTCGAGAGTGTGCGGGACTCCTTAAGGTTACAGCAACAAAAGGAGGTGGCAGCAGAGGAAGCAGAAGAGGAAAAACCATTGACTATTCTTGGACTTTCTTTAAAGCAATTTATAATTGCCGTTTTACTTTGTTTGATAGCCTTAATTATAGTATTCCGTATCATACGATGGCTGGTTCGTTATTTAACGGCTAGACGCGAGGCATATCTGAATTCTGAAAAATTTTATTTTCATTTGGTTTTAAAAGCCATGAATAAAGATGAAGTAAGTCTTAAAAATGCATTTTATCGTTGGATTGATGAGTTGCAGATAGAGGAGCCGAGTGTACAATACTTTGTGCAGAAGTATGGAGCTAATTTAAATATAAATGCTTTTGAGCTTAAGAGAACGCTTACCAAGCACAAATTAAAACAGCTTCGGAAGAATTACTTTAATGAGGTAAGAATAGTTATTAAAAGTAATTGGATAAATCCTTAA
- a CDS encoding vWA domain-containing protein, with the protein MYKDLLPISWSDFHFLRPEFLWLFLPVLVLLLLSLMSMRQEIKWKKVIAPHLRPYVIFKGSNKAKVWMHVVLLFAMAFGIMALAGPTWKKIKLPGQKLETPMVVLLDLSQSMMAEDVQPNRLERAKFKIKDLIKYNPRARMALVGYAGTAHTIVPLTKDYVIIDSHIENIKPNVMPFPGSDLEAALILGDSLTQVNEAPGTLLLISDDFSEKERTLLTEYVRNSKNTVMILPVNTPNGADIKDVRGREIKDPNGDVVHSNLDATTMASLNAIDGITVQPLTLDDSDVEAIAQAIKKNLTFTTKDTEKENEWRDLGLLAVIPMTILILFWFRRGWVLYGLLFISLTSCSGDRSFKDLWYTPDYQGQLLSDKGDFKDAAEEYSDPLRKGVAYFKSGDYEDAINAFSEDTTAAGQYNLGLAYFKNGDYEAASFAFNKAIEKDPSLEMASQNNTQIKKLLGQTDGMTPQAAEEAQDEQGKKAKNRQNDSMENLGGGGQEASKKDMEKERLEEEVSSNIHKGKELDEVPDDLKSQIQEPNQNVLMRKVDDDPSIFLEKKFKYQAKKYNMKPKTNEGAY; encoded by the coding sequence ATGTATAAAGATCTGTTACCTATATCATGGAGCGATTTCCACTTTCTTCGGCCAGAATTCCTTTGGTTATTTTTGCCTGTTCTTGTCTTGCTGCTACTTAGTTTAATGAGTATGCGGCAGGAAATAAAATGGAAAAAAGTGATTGCTCCCCATTTACGTCCTTACGTAATTTTTAAAGGCAGCAATAAAGCGAAAGTTTGGATGCATGTGGTTCTTTTGTTTGCAATGGCATTTGGGATTATGGCCTTGGCTGGACCTACTTGGAAAAAAATTAAACTGCCAGGCCAAAAACTAGAGACCCCTATGGTTGTATTGTTGGATCTTTCACAAAGCATGATGGCAGAGGATGTGCAGCCAAATCGTTTGGAGCGCGCAAAGTTTAAGATTAAAGATTTAATAAAATACAATCCTAGGGCTCGAATGGCATTGGTGGGATATGCGGGTACGGCTCATACCATAGTTCCATTAACCAAGGATTACGTTATTATAGATAGTCATATAGAAAACATAAAACCCAATGTTATGCCGTTTCCAGGATCTGACTTGGAAGCTGCCTTGATTCTTGGAGACTCATTGACTCAAGTAAACGAAGCCCCTGGAACACTTTTGTTGATCTCAGATGATTTTTCTGAAAAAGAACGTACCCTTTTAACAGAGTATGTGCGAAACTCAAAAAATACTGTTATGATCCTTCCCGTAAATACTCCAAACGGGGCAGATATTAAAGATGTGCGTGGACGTGAGATAAAAGACCCTAACGGCGATGTAGTGCATTCAAATCTGGATGCTACCACCATGGCTAGTTTAAATGCCATCGACGGAATTACAGTACAACCGCTGACTTTAGACGATAGTGATGTGGAGGCCATTGCTCAAGCAATTAAAAAGAATTTAACTTTTACCACAAAAGATACAGAAAAAGAAAATGAATGGAGAGATCTTGGACTTTTGGCTGTAATTCCAATGACTATTTTAATATTGTTTTGGTTCCGCAGAGGATGGGTTCTGTACGGACTCTTATTTATTTCTCTTACCTCGTGTTCTGGCGATCGATCTTTCAAGGATCTGTGGTATACTCCCGATTATCAAGGGCAACTTCTAAGTGATAAAGGAGATTTTAAAGATGCCGCAGAAGAATATTCCGATCCTTTGCGAAAGGGCGTTGCTTATTTTAAATCTGGAGATTATGAAGATGCCATCAATGCTTTTTCTGAAGATACTACAGCAGCGGGGCAATATAATTTAGGATTGGCTTATTTTAAGAATGGAGATTACGAGGCAGCTTCTTTTGCGTTTAATAAAGCTATTGAAAAAGATCCTTCCCTCGAAATGGCTTCACAAAATAACACCCAGATAAAGAAACTGCTCGGTCAGACCGATGGTATGACCCCACAAGCAGCCGAAGAAGCCCAAGATGAGCAGGGTAAAAAAGCAAAAAACAGACAAAACGATAGTATGGAGAATCTTGGTGGTGGAGGGCAGGAAGCTTCTAAAAAAGATATGGAAAAGGAGCGGTTGGAAGAGGAAGTCTCGTCTAATATACATAAAGGAAAAGAACTCGACGAAGTGCCAGATGATCTTAAATCTCAAATTCAAGAACCCAATCAAAATGTACTCATGAGAAAGGTAGATGATGACCCTTCTATTTTTCTTGAAAAGAAATTTAAATACCAGGCCAAAAAGTATAACATGAAACCAAAAACCAATGAAGGTGCGTATTGA
- a CDS encoding VWA domain-containing protein, which yields MFYPIFNNAVDYTKQKPKHSALIKKRNVLVWIGLLLCWILLIIALSSPQLVGKPEMKVKTSRNFLVTADISFSMAQKDWVIDGKKSTRWEAVKEVMHEFIKKREGDRMGLIFFASSAYIQAPFTPDLNVVDEMLEEADVGMAGQLTYIGKAITKGVKMFERDTIKTKVMLLLTDGVDAGIDILPMDAADIAKRDSVRIYTIGIGDPSKAGIDLDEKTLKQIAEATGGTYFNAKDKEMLEDIYKEVDKLEPIEYEEEQNKPVTLLYYYPLGAALAVLLLFMIIQTIVNFVKQFKQKKEVYV from the coding sequence ATGTTTTATCCGATATTTAACAATGCAGTAGACTATACAAAGCAAAAGCCAAAACATTCTGCTCTTATAAAAAAACGAAACGTATTGGTTTGGATAGGTCTCTTACTCTGCTGGATACTGCTTATAATAGCACTTTCTTCCCCGCAATTGGTGGGAAAGCCGGAAATGAAGGTGAAAACTTCCCGAAATTTTTTGGTAACCGCTGATATTTCCTTCAGTATGGCCCAAAAAGACTGGGTTATTGATGGGAAAAAATCCACCCGATGGGAAGCGGTAAAGGAAGTAATGCACGAGTTTATTAAGAAACGGGAAGGAGATAGAATGGGACTTATCTTCTTTGCGTCAAGCGCTTACATTCAAGCACCTTTTACACCCGATTTAAATGTAGTAGATGAAATGTTGGAAGAAGCCGATGTGGGGATGGCGGGGCAATTAACCTACATTGGGAAGGCGATAACCAAAGGCGTAAAAATGTTTGAACGGGATACTATAAAAACCAAGGTAATGTTGCTTTTAACCGATGGAGTGGACGCTGGAATTGATATTTTACCCATGGATGCTGCGGATATCGCCAAAAGGGATTCCGTTAGAATCTATACCATTGGTATCGGCGATCCTAGTAAAGCGGGTATCGATCTTGATGAAAAAACATTAAAACAAATTGCAGAAGCTACCGGCGGGACTTACTTTAATGCCAAAGACAAAGAAATGCTAGAAGACATCTATAAGGAGGTTGATAAATTGGAACCTATAGAGTACGAAGAAGAGCAAAACAAGCCCGTTACATTATTGTATTATTACCCTCTTGGAGCTGCTTTGGCAGTGCTGCTTCTATTTATGATTATACAAACTATTGTAAACTTTGTAAAACAATTCAAACAAAAAAAGGAAGTGTATGTATAA
- a CDS encoding DUF4381 domain-containing protein: MNYKQNIQDSVSVKDTLAIKPEDLRLQPLYGPDPVPFTMETIGWKILPIILIAISLIILYFVIKHHRKNAYRREALKNLEGVHSTSEIMVILKMVAIHAFGRETAGTLYGEQWISFLDEKVKKPLFTPYKNNLVEMVYYDKEPPNEIRQKILLNSKKWIKTHA, from the coding sequence ATGAATTACAAACAAAACATACAAGATAGTGTTAGTGTAAAGGACACTCTGGCTATTAAACCTGAGGATCTTCGGCTTCAACCCCTTTATGGACCCGATCCAGTTCCCTTTACAATGGAAACGATCGGTTGGAAAATATTGCCTATCATTTTGATCGCTATAAGTCTTATCATTTTATATTTTGTGATTAAGCATCATAGAAAAAATGCCTACCGCCGGGAAGCACTCAAAAATTTGGAAGGAGTTCATTCCACTTCAGAAATTATGGTAATCCTAAAAATGGTTGCTATTCATGCGTTCGGAAGGGAAACTGCGGGAACCCTTTATGGCGAGCAATGGATTTCATTTTTAGATGAAAAGGTTAAAAAGCCACTATTCACACCCTATAAAAATAATCTTGTAGAGATGGTATATTACGATAAGGAACCGCCAAATGAGATACGACAAAAAATTCTGTTGAATTCTAAAAAATGGATAAAAACACATGCCTGA
- a CDS encoding DUF58 domain-containing protein has protein sequence MSKKQTYPENVFTSLGELLKKEHLAQHFSLLARKQKVNSILAGKHASKLRGRGLDFEEVRNYVKGDDIRNIDWKVTARTQKTHTRVYTEEKEKPVLIVVDQSYSMFFGSVNKTKATVAAELAAIAAFRVFKEGDRLGGVIFSDEDFDVVAPKRSRKSILNLLEKIVDRNHKLKDAKPQAKEETLKKIVQRVFNIVTHDYLVVIISDFVRYDAGIVRAIAGISRHNDIILAKVYDPMERQIPQTKFVAGNIEKQITVDGTNNKIEQEFKKGFDKKLYDFQETMKKYRIPVFTINTVTPVEDQLKEVFGRANAKK, from the coding sequence ATGTCTAAGAAACAAACATATCCCGAAAACGTTTTTACTTCCCTTGGTGAATTGCTTAAGAAAGAGCATTTGGCGCAGCATTTCAGTCTGTTGGCCAGAAAACAAAAGGTAAATAGTATCCTGGCGGGAAAACATGCGTCCAAATTGCGCGGTCGGGGTTTGGATTTTGAAGAGGTTCGTAATTATGTAAAAGGTGATGATATACGAAATATAGATTGGAAAGTAACCGCACGAACACAAAAAACACACACTAGGGTTTATACGGAAGAAAAGGAAAAACCCGTTTTAATTGTTGTGGATCAATCCTATTCCATGTTTTTTGGTTCTGTAAATAAGACCAAGGCAACAGTGGCGGCAGAACTGGCTGCTATTGCCGCGTTTAGAGTATTTAAAGAAGGGGACAGGCTTGGAGGAGTTATTTTTTCTGATGAAGATTTTGACGTTGTTGCCCCAAAGCGAAGTAGAAAAAGTATACTCAATTTACTTGAAAAAATAGTGGATAGGAATCATAAATTAAAGGATGCCAAACCACAAGCAAAAGAAGAAACACTTAAAAAGATAGTTCAAAGGGTATTCAATATTGTTACCCACGATTATTTGGTGGTCATAATAAGCGATTTTGTGCGGTACGATGCTGGAATTGTTCGTGCAATAGCAGGAATCTCGCGTCATAATGATATTATATTGGCTAAAGTTTACGATCCCATGGAACGACAAATTCCCCAAACAAAATTTGTGGCTGGAAATATCGAGAAACAGATTACGGTGGATGGAACTAACAATAAAATAGAACAAGAATTTAAAAAAGGATTCGATAAAAAACTATACGATTTTCAAGAGACCATGAAAAAATACCGTATCCCAGTTTTTACCATAAATACGGTAACTCCAGTTGAAGATCAATTAAAGGAAGTTTTTGGAAGGGCTAATGCCAAGAAATAA
- a CDS encoding AAA family ATPase has protein sequence MTTLESIKELRNRMSASIIGQDRLVERLILVLLADGNMLLEGLPGLAKTRAIKTLAKELNCGLSRIQFTPDLLPSDITGTEIYQPELKEKFVFQEGPIFSNLILADEINRAPAKVQSALLEAMEERQVSVAGKTYKMDPLFMVMATQNPVEQEGTYPLPEAQMDRFIMHVTIDYPDDASEIKIIRLNREEQKKAPTEEQQRLEPKVIFDARKEIASIKISEAMEKYIVDIISATRYPSKYGKDLSKWLDYGGSPRASIAIDRTSRVHAWMQGRDAVTPDDIRAVVHDCLRHRLILSYEANADGVAANEVTDEVLKQVAVVA, from the coding sequence ATGACAACTTTAGAATCTATTAAAGAATTACGCAACCGTATGTCGGCTTCCATTATAGGGCAAGACCGTTTGGTTGAAAGGCTCATACTTGTGTTGTTGGCAGACGGGAATATGCTGCTGGAGGGTTTGCCAGGTTTGGCAAAGACCAGGGCAATTAAAACCTTGGCCAAAGAACTTAATTGCGGTCTTAGCAGAATTCAGTTTACACCAGATTTATTGCCTTCCGATATAACGGGAACAGAGATATATCAGCCAGAATTAAAGGAAAAATTCGTTTTTCAGGAGGGGCCTATATTCAGTAATCTCATTTTAGCAGATGAGATCAACAGAGCTCCTGCAAAAGTGCAATCTGCACTCTTGGAAGCAATGGAAGAGCGACAAGTATCCGTAGCCGGAAAAACCTATAAAATGGATCCGCTATTTATGGTAATGGCAACCCAAAACCCTGTCGAGCAGGAAGGGACGTACCCTTTGCCCGAAGCACAAATGGACCGTTTTATAATGCACGTTACCATAGATTATCCAGATGATGCTTCAGAAATTAAGATTATCCGATTAAACAGAGAGGAGCAGAAAAAGGCGCCAACAGAAGAACAACAGCGGCTAGAGCCGAAGGTTATTTTTGATGCCAGAAAAGAGATAGCCTCCATAAAGATTTCCGAAGCAATGGAGAAGTACATAGTGGATATCATTTCCGCTACACGGTATCCATCTAAATACGGAAAAGACTTGTCTAAGTGGTTGGACTACGGTGGAAGTCCACGAGCATCCATCGCCATCGATAGGACCAGTAGGGTACATGCTTGGATGCAAGGCCGCGATGCAGTAACTCCCGATGATATCCGGGCAGTGGTACACGATTGTTTGCGACATAGGTTAATTCTAAGCTACGAAGCCAATGCCGATGGCGTAGCTGCCAACGAAGTAACAGATGAGGTATTGAAACAAGTAGCTGTGGTGGCTTAA
- a CDS encoding transporter — protein sequence MQRDLKENIIFGLCMCCFFNVTGQSNRVSQFQTGAYIPALIGVRDLSTPENSGFLITNYNALLFSNTFYDAEGNSISSGSLQGGELNFSSIDVQAYNNTFDVTYVSPEINFLKGLRYLFFIDIPYNTANLQIAATEVLRRPGSVRGGSAGFSDITISPITLSYSFEKMDVTGGYTFVAPTGSYQTGSDNNTGLGYWSHLFQLGMYYYLNEKSTAFLISPTYEFHGQLKDADVTVGDRFSVEYGISQYLSERFEVTFQGGHVWQIGEDRGSEVYWNTSVKDRSSIVSAGAGYWFLGNSVYGHLKWLSSYGNRQFFQFNGIEFQILFVI from the coding sequence ATGCAAAGAGATTTAAAGGAAAATATAATTTTTGGATTGTGTATGTGTTGTTTTTTTAATGTTACAGGGCAATCCAATCGGGTATCGCAATTTCAAACAGGCGCATATATCCCTGCGCTTATTGGAGTAAGAGATCTTTCTACCCCAGAAAATTCTGGGTTTCTAATAACAAATTATAATGCCCTTTTATTCTCCAATACTTTTTATGATGCCGAGGGCAATTCTATATCTTCTGGTTCATTACAAGGTGGCGAATTAAATTTTTCTTCCATCGATGTACAAGCCTATAATAATACTTTCGATGTAACCTATGTCTCACCCGAGATCAACTTTTTAAAAGGACTACGTTATTTATTCTTTATAGACATACCATACAACACAGCGAATTTACAAATTGCGGCTACTGAGGTTCTAAGGAGACCAGGGTCTGTGAGGGGAGGTTCAGCAGGGTTTAGCGATATTACAATATCTCCAATAACCCTAAGCTATTCTTTTGAAAAAATGGATGTTACTGGAGGGTATACTTTTGTAGCACCAACAGGGAGTTACCAAACTGGAAGTGACAATAATACAGGATTGGGATACTGGTCGCACCTATTTCAATTGGGAATGTATTATTACTTAAATGAAAAGTCGACCGCATTTTTGATATCCCCAACCTACGAATTTCACGGTCAATTAAAAGATGCAGATGTTACGGTGGGAGATAGATTTTCTGTTGAATATGGAATTAGCCAATATCTATCAGAACGTTTTGAGGTAACGTTTCAAGGAGGTCATGTTTGGCAAATTGGAGAAGATCGAGGTAGTGAAGTGTATTGGAATACGTCGGTTAAAGATCGCTCTAGTATTGTAAGTGCCGGAGCCGGATATTGGTTTTTGGGCAACAGTGTATACGGACATTTAAAATGGCTTTCTTCTTATGGGAATCGACAGTTTTTTCAGTTTAATGGAATAGAATTCCAAATTTTATTTGTGATTTAG
- a CDS encoding arylsulfatase has protein sequence MNVKHQWSAFCIMLASLFMFNLQSQEKPNVVIIVMDNLGWGEIGAYGGGILRGAETPRLDTLAKEGMQLLNFNVEPQCTPSRSALMTGRHPIRSGTTKVVWGLPYGLVGWEKTMAELFSDQGYATAMYGKWHLGDMKERYPTDQGFDEWYGIANTTDESQYTSQPGYDPAVVSPPQIVQSKRGKAPAEVKEYNVTSRRTIDEELTNKSIDFMKRQVKEDKPFFLYLPYTLAHLPTLPNPKFEGKSGNGTWADVLMEIDHNTGRILDAIDDLKVRENTIVIWMSENGPEEAPNWFGTAGYWRGFYFTALEGSLRTPCLIRWPGKIPEGKKTNAMVHMTDVMPSLAEAVGYKVPSDRIIDGVNQMPLLKGETNESAREGFPVYNGDEMFAYKWRNFKIHYYDQQSMFDKPVKHNFPRVHDLIRDPKELYGIHGGNEDTGAQNLTWVLPAITHEVLKFQETLQKEPPIKLGTPEPYKPKN, from the coding sequence ATGAATGTAAAACATCAATGGTCAGCATTTTGTATAATGTTGGCTTCTCTATTCATGTTCAATCTTCAATCTCAAGAAAAGCCAAACGTAGTAATAATAGTGATGGATAACTTGGGATGGGGTGAAATCGGTGCCTATGGAGGCGGAATTTTACGTGGTGCAGAAACGCCACGATTGGATACCTTGGCAAAAGAAGGAATGCAATTGCTTAATTTTAATGTTGAGCCACAATGTACACCAAGCCGGTCTGCTTTAATGACGGGCCGTCACCCAATACGTTCGGGAACCACAAAAGTGGTTTGGGGCTTGCCTTACGGTTTGGTAGGCTGGGAAAAAACCATGGCAGAACTTTTTTCAGATCAAGGGTATGCCACAGCAATGTATGGCAAATGGCATTTGGGAGACATGAAAGAACGTTACCCAACCGATCAAGGGTTTGATGAATGGTATGGAATTGCGAACACTACAGACGAGTCTCAATACACTTCTCAACCTGGTTACGATCCAGCAGTAGTATCCCCACCTCAAATTGTTCAGTCCAAAAGAGGGAAAGCTCCCGCAGAAGTAAAAGAATATAACGTTACTTCCCGAAGAACGATAGACGAAGAGCTTACAAACAAATCCATAGATTTTATGAAAAGGCAGGTTAAAGAAGATAAGCCTTTCTTCTTATACTTACCTTATACCCTGGCGCATTTGCCAACTTTACCAAACCCAAAATTTGAAGGAAAATCTGGTAATGGTACCTGGGCAGATGTTTTAATGGAAATAGATCATAACACGGGCCGTATCTTGGATGCGATAGATGATTTAAAGGTGCGAGAAAACACCATTGTAATTTGGATGAGCGAAAATGGCCCAGAGGAAGCTCCTAATTGGTTCGGAACTGCGGGCTATTGGAGAGGATTTTATTTTACGGCATTGGAAGGTTCCTTAAGAACACCATGTCTCATTCGTTGGCCTGGAAAGATTCCAGAAGGTAAAAAAACAAATGCCATGGTGCATATGACGGATGTGATGCCAAGTCTTGCTGAAGCTGTGGGCTATAAAGTTCCTTCCGATCGTATTATAGATGGAGTAAATCAAATGCCTTTACTGAAAGGTGAAACCAATGAATCTGCTAGGGAAGGTTTTCCAGTATATAATGGGGACGAAATGTTTGCTTACAAATGGAGGAATTTTAAAATTCATTATTATGATCAACAAAGTATGTTCGATAAGCCTGTAAAACACAATTTTCCTAGGGTACACGATTTAATACGAGATCCGAAAGAACTTTATGGAATTCATGGTGGTAATGAAGATACAGGAGCTCAAAACCTTACCTGGGTGTTGCCTGCTATTACCCATGAAGTATTGAAATTCCAAGAGACGCTGCAAAAAGAACCACCTATAAAGTTGGGGACTCCAGAACCTTATAAACCAAAAAACTAG
- a CDS encoding arylsulfatase: MKKLFLMPVAMLLVSLISAQDKPNILVIWGDDIGWSNVGFNNDGLMGYETPNIDRIANEGAKFTDWYAQQSCTAGRAAFILGQHPFRTGLLTIGMPGSKQGIKDNQPTIAEILKPHGYTSGQFGKNHLGDRDEHLPTNHGFDEFFGNLYHLNAEEEPESYYYPKDPEFRKKFGPRGVLHSYADGKIEDTGPLTKKRMETVDQEFEEAAIKFIEKAHADGKPFFVWLNSTRMHVWTHLKDESQGVTGIGLYADGMVEHDKSVGRVLAKLEELGIIDNTIIMYSTDNGAEKFTWPDGGSTPFAGEKGTTWEGGFRVPCAIRWPGVIEPGTVYNDIFSHEDMMPTLAAAAGEPDLVKKMLNGYKANGKTFNVHLDGYNALPFFKGQVDKSPRKEIFYFDAGANLNAIRYNDFKLHFTIMEGSIAEAYRKSPSWPIVINLRADPYEVSWQSALYIRWYADNMWMFVPAQQLASNFLESFKKYPPVQGSSLSIDEVVEQMKSPIRN; the protein is encoded by the coding sequence ATGAAAAAATTGTTTTTAATGCCAGTGGCAATGCTACTGGTAAGTTTAATCTCAGCTCAAGACAAGCCAAATATTTTGGTGATTTGGGGGGATGACATTGGGTGGTCCAATGTGGGGTTTAATAACGATGGTTTAATGGGATATGAAACTCCAAACATCGATAGAATAGCCAACGAAGGAGCCAAATTTACCGATTGGTACGCACAACAGTCCTGTACTGCCGGTCGTGCAGCTTTTATTTTGGGGCAGCATCCATTTCGAACTGGATTGTTAACTATTGGAATGCCAGGATCCAAGCAAGGGATTAAGGACAACCAACCAACAATTGCAGAAATTTTAAAACCACACGGTTACACTTCTGGGCAATTTGGTAAAAATCACTTGGGAGACAGAGATGAGCATCTGCCAACTAACCACGGTTTTGATGAATTCTTCGGAAACCTTTATCACCTAAATGCTGAAGAAGAGCCAGAAAGCTATTACTATCCTAAAGATCCAGAATTCCGTAAGAAATTTGGTCCTCGTGGAGTATTGCATTCTTATGCGGATGGTAAAATTGAAGATACAGGCCCTTTGACAAAAAAGAGAATGGAGACTGTAGACCAAGAGTTTGAAGAAGCTGCTATTAAATTTATAGAGAAAGCCCATGCCGATGGGAAACCTTTCTTTGTATGGTTAAACTCCACTAGAATGCACGTTTGGACACATTTAAAAGATGAGAGTCAAGGTGTAACAGGAATCGGACTTTATGCTGATGGTATGGTAGAGCACGATAAAAGTGTTGGTCGTGTATTGGCTAAATTAGAAGAATTGGGAATTATAGATAACACTATTATTATGTATTCTACAGATAATGGTGCTGAGAAGTTTACTTGGCCTGATGGTGGTTCTACACCGTTTGCAGGGGAAAAAGGAACTACTTGGGAAGGTGGTTTCCGTGTACCATGCGCCATTCGTTGGCCTGGGGTTATTGAGCCTGGAACGGTTTATAACGACATTTTCTCTCACGAAGATATGATGCCAACATTGGCAGCAGCGGCGGGAGAGCCAGACTTGGTTAAGAAAATGCTTAACGGATACAAAGCTAATGGGAAAACGTTTAATGTTCATTTAGATGGTTATAACGCATTGCCATTCTTTAAAGGACAGGTAGACAAATCTCCGCGTAAAGAAATTTTTTACTTCGATGCGGGAGCAAATTTAAATGCTATTCGATATAACGACTTTAAACTTCACTTTACCATTATGGAAGGTTCTATTGCAGAAGCTTATAGAAAATCCCCAAGTTGGCCTATCGTTATTAATTTGAGGGCAGATCCATATGAGGTTTCTTGGCAGTCGGCTCTTTACATTAGATGGTATGCCGATAATATGTGGATGTTTGTACCCGCACAGCAGTTAGCATCTAATTTCTTGGAGTCATTCAAAAAATACCCGCCAGTTCAAGGTTCATCATTGTCTATCGATGAGGTTGTTGAACAAATGAAGTCACCTATTAGAAATTAA